The sequence CGACGTGCTTCCCTTACACTTGCAATATCAGTCCAACCAGGCCAAAGGAGAGGAATGATCAGTCTGACCCACAAACCGAAAAATGCAAGAGCACAAACCCATGATGGCTTTAAGAGAGGACAGGGgcgtgggggctgtgaggggtgtgggaagcaAATCCATTAAATTTCCAAGCAACACTAACGACTCCCCAGAAGTACAAGGACATCAACTTCAAGAGAGTGCTTTATTCGTTTTTATTCTGCACTTACTCTACCATTATTAGTTGAAAGCAACAATGCCTGCTAGATGGTAGGCGCTCAAAGAGTTTTGCTGAGTAAAGCTCACAGCACAGATCCTGGCACAGAAATTCCAGTAATGGTAACTATAAACTTTATTGGTATCATGACCTTGACAGGCAATATGGGTGGTCTCAGGAATTATCTTCAGAAGTTGTGTTCTAAAGGAACCAAGAAGAAGGGGAGCTGGCAGATTGCTATTTAACTTTCAGGGtcataaaataaaggagaaaatgtaaCATTTCTCTCAACAATTTAGGGACAAACTAAAACAGTTCCACAGCGAATTCAGACTAAGCAGAAAACGGAAATGTGGGATGGCTCCCCTTATCACCATCTGACCTGATTCTGTTTTCCCTTCCAACCTCAACACTTTAACTCGATGCTGGTTGCTTCAGGCTCTTCCGAATCCACCCTAGACCatattctcttcttcccttctgaGAACTTCTCAGGACTAGTCCCTTCTGGGTCTTGCAAGCTAATACATGCTTATACATTTCTGATAAGACTAAACTCATGAAGACaacaaataatgacaataaaaataaaagcagtagcTATCATTTGTGATTACAGCTACcaatacattatcttatttaatcctccccAAATCCTCCCATGTAGTGAATATTACTTCCATTTCACTAGTGAGCAATCTGAGGCATAGATATTAGATAACTTGTCTAAGGACACAAATTTACAAAATGCCAGAACCTGCATTCACACCCATATTAACCCTCCACGGTGTGGGCCCCTAGTCACTGAGATCACAGGCTACCTCTCAAGGAATGAGGTTCCGATGATAAAAAGCTAAGTTTTCATTTTGAGTCTTGTGAGAAGACAGAATTGCCAACAATAACAATCTTCTGTAATAAATGCCGTAATAAAGACATGTCTAAAAAAACTTACATGACTGTAGAACAAACGTCCTTGAACTATCTTTATAAACAAGGAAGATTTGTGTTCCTTGTATGCTTTTAGTTTTCACTTCCTTGGAAACACTTCAAGTTCTAGACCTCAGCACTACCAGAAAGATAAATTATCCACAGAGGAGCAGAGCTGCTTGCTGGGACAGCGAGGATCTGGCAGTGGAAGTGATAAACTCATTATTAAAATCTGAAATGTGAGAGTTGATTAACTCCTGGTTGTAAAAACAGCTTAAAGATCTTTGCTGAGATGGGAAAAAGCAACACTTAGTACCTTAAGTACCAGAGAACCCAACAGTCCAAAtggacttaaaaatatttaaacgaAACTAATAAAACTGTTTCCACCCATAATCCCCAAACAGGACTCACCGCGGCAGGAATAAAACAGAGAAGGGATGGCCAACCAGGGCCTTAAACAAACGCTGCTCCCCACCAGCCCTCCCCACTGACTCTTCTCCTTTCCACCTCGGATTCTTCCTCATTTCCCCCACCTCACCATCCCAGGGAACACTGCAGGCTGAAAAGATGACAGCCATCCTACAGAGAAAGTGGTTCATAGGCCATCCGGTAAAGAACTCAGCAACTCAATCTACATGTACATTACTCTAAAATCATTATAGGATtagaattaaacacacacacacacacacacacacacacacacacacacacacacagaatgaatCTCCACAATATGGAGTGAATATTTCAAAGGACTATGACGCACATCTTGACACTCTAGTCAGAGAACCACGATACACTGCATATGAGTGGTGTGCACAGTCAGTGACATACCTCCTAGTCCCAGAAATTCAAGTCTGAGGAAACCTCACATGAGGCTGAACCAGGCTTAGGCCCATTATGCCCTCGGTTTGGCTAGATCTCGGTTGAGTTAAACCTAGGTGAGCTGTTTTTAATCGGCAAATCTCTAAATGGTTCAGGTTCGGCTTACTGGAATTTCTCTCAGTTCATGCATAAATCTCTAGCAAAGTTATGACAAAAGACATCAAGGAGCTCTTGGCGTCACTAGTCATCTAGGTCTAAGGAGGCAGCGGCTATAAAACAGGCTATGGGGGTGAGAGCTCAAAGGTCTCTGGAAACCAATGAGTCCGGTCCTGTCTGACCACGCTCAAACTGAAGAGGTAAATCCTGCACTGCTGTCAAATATTCAATGCTCTTCAAACTTATTTGGAAAACTTGGTAAGGGACTTATTTTACTGCAGGACAATTACCTCGAGAGCAAACATCCTGTCCATCATGCTTCTCGATGAGGTGGCGTCAGCAACGATATGAACCTCAATACCTCGGCCGACGAGCTCCAGGGCTGTTTGCTGAATGCACACGTGAGTCTAGGAGGAAAGTAAGAAATCATATGTGACAACGTGGTAAATGTAAAGTCTTTTGCAAATGTGCAACCACACGATTAGGCAGGAAGAGCACGGCAGGTCTCATGACCTTGTCCTAACCTAGTTTCGCCTCTAACCTGCTAGGTAACCGTGAGCATAAACAGCATCTCTGGTTTAGTTTCCTCTTTGTAACGTCAGGGACTGGATTACTTCGACGTTCCTCATACTGGGATCCTTGACCATATTCTTAGAGCTCTGTGAGGCTTTGTTAAAAGGTTTTCCTCTCTGTCACCTGGATGACCTTCCAACAGCTGACTGCTACCACCCAGTTTTGATGCCACTCACaattgggtttatttctgaattcACACCAAGTGCCCAATACAAAGAATGAGTCTGCAGTACTGCAGACTGAGAAAGTAATGGGAAAACTGAGTTGTTACAAGGCGCCCTGGAGTAAAGGTAGGCCAGGTTAAAAATAACTCGTGACACAGGCAAAAAATACCCAGTGTCCCAGCAAATGTATTATACAGGTTCCATCTTTCCAAGTACTAACTTGTAACAAATCGTTAGCGGAAAACATAAAGTAAAAACATGCTCCAACAAAAGCTGGATTATACAACGAATGAAAGCAGATTCCAATAATGCCATGATGCCAACCTTATCTTTATACGACAAGAGAATTTTGGAGAATTATCAACTGACAGCTCAGCTCACTGCAATTAGCACTGGAGGACTGCTCAAAGATCATCTTCATTAGGCACGAGGTCTAATAATGATGAACGAGCAAAAAAAAGTGCAAAAGTCAGCAACAGCATTTGGTGTGACATTTATACAAAAAGGCTTCCTCTAAATTGTCTCAAGATATTTAAACGTACATCGAAACCTGAGACTGCATCTTTCTACTGTTAAAACCTACCACTATAAAACCTACTCTCAAAACATCGTAAGtacattaaattaatattttctggatttcattgtttttaaagtaactttaaatTTAGTTCAGTAGTTGTTGAAAAGCTATGAGTAAACTCTTATATTCTATTTGTACATGTCcaagaaaaacaaatcaaacaaaaagtCATTTTAATCAGCATTAGGAATCCAtgagtatttttttcctttaaaaaggtaTATATACATGTTTGAAATGTGAATGAAAATGAACTACATGACTTCTAAGGTTTTTCTAGAGCAAAATTATGACCCAAGGTGAAATCCTACAACACAAAAATAATGCCTTTagtgaaaatgtgttttaaaagtaGTGGTTAAAAGTAAAAGCCCAAGAATTTATCAACCTAGATTGCAATCCAGCTCTGTCCCTTAATGTTATACAGCATCTgtgttttagtttcctcatctataatatgGGAAGTACTTAGCTTAGAGGGTTGCTATGAGAGTTTAATGAATTAACATATAAAGTGTTTAGATTAGTGCCATGCAAACAGTCAACACTGAATAAACGGTGGCTATTTTTCATCAGGTTTACCACCTACATGGTATTCTATATACAAAAATGCATTCTGGAATCAAGTTTTCTACAAATGAGATCCAAAACATAACAAAAGGTACTTACTTCTACTCCAAATAACACAACACTCCTGACTCCAGGAATCTCTGCTAATGCCGCTTCTACTTCTGGTAACACCATTGAAAACTTGGTCTTTGGAAGTACCAGTTTTACACCTGTTAAATCGATTTCTTGAACAGTGCTTCCAAGACCTTTAGGGTACTGCTCTGTTACAATAACTGGAATTCCTAAAATCCGGGCCCCCTGCAACTGAAAAGAAAccacacaaagaaacaaaccccCCCACAAAGATaattagtaatatatatatatatatatatatatatatatatatgtataaatgtatatcaTGCTTtagtaaattggaaaaaaataagcaaacgtACCAATCTTTGTCCCACGCTAATAATATCCCCAAAATACTTGATGGCTGGTCGGAACCTTTCCTGCATATCACAGCAGAAAAACACGGTGCTTGAAGGTGTAAGATTTCCCAGGGTAGTGagctgaggaaaaaaagaaaaactcattatCTGATGACATTTATTTTCCGTGGAGgtcaataaaagaagaaaaagtttctACTGTTTGATCCACTAGGTCAATCTCTTCAACGATTATCCAAAAGAAATGATCtaaactacagaaaaaaaaaaaattatccacaaAGATTTTCAGTGAACGGCTTTTAATAGTGAAAATTAGCAATAAACCCAGTCAATAATACAGCAATGATTTCACAAATTTTAACATTCAGGTGACAAAACATACTTTAGCCAATTAaaatagcatcctatctaataaagaggggatatgctaactgaccgtcacaccctcacaagatgacagcacccacatggcagcgcccagtcccctcagccccacctcatccagcctcagtcccccagtcagacatcctccgaggggtcccagattggagagggtgcaggctgggctgagggacaccccctgcccccgtgcaccgggcctctagtatgtatatatttcaaaaatttgtaCCACCTAAGAAGAAATGCTTATAATATAATGTTATCTTTAAAAACAGAGCACAGTTCAATAGTATTTCAATAATGTTAAAATGTGAGTAAGAAGTAGAAGCAGGCCTTGCTGGGTAACTCACTTAGAGTGCTGTCCCCATAAACTTGATGtctgcttttaaaaacatatttatcaaAATCAGAGGCATCGGGTTCGATCGCTGGCCAGGGCAtgtatgcataaataagtggagcaacaaactgaagtttttctctctctgtctctaaaatcaacaaataagatatttttaaaaagtagaagtaaatatataaaaataagaagtggttatatatatatagggtgtcctcaaaaatgtacacacacactttgaataattataaaggcagtgtttattaaaatacattttcaaaattgagctatcagctgttaaagtgtgtatatatattttttgggaacACCCTGTAGTTAGGGGCATtagtaatattttctctttatacatttttcatattttccaagtgctatttaaaaacatattctgaatgctatttaaaagaatgtattacttttgtaataaaaacaaacattacaACAGTAAAATTTAAAGTTGATGATGGCATTGCTTACAAGtacaaagtaaaattaaaaataacttgtaaTAGAGACTATGgaacataaaactaaaaaaagcAGACAGATACAAATCCAGAATTATTGCCTATCATCAAAACAGAAATATTATGATGCTCTTATTAAGAACTAGCTGTACCCGGCCACGCGTTGCTGTGGCTCAGCCTGTTGCTGCAGGAGCCCAGAGAAGCGCTGAacgcataaaaatctggccactcagtgtatatcctagtgggatcaggcctaaacgggtggtcggacatccctctcacaatccaggactgctggctcccaactgccctcccctgcaggcctggtacccccaaatgctctcccctgcaggcctggtcccccaactgacctcccctgtagtcctggcccccccaaactgccctctcctgctgacctggtctctcccaactgccctcctctgctggcccattcacccctaactgccctccctgctggcttgatcgcccacaactgccctcccctacaggcctggtccccccccaactgccctaccctgcaggcctggttcccccgcaactgtcctccactgcaggcctggtcctaccctccccccccaagtgccctccactgcaggcctggtccccccccaaaccACACTGTTGACAAAGGCaggaccactggactagaggttTAGTATAGCGTGTGGtgcttttacgtccaacagatggcgctgtttttcaaaaaaagcatgtttttacctgtcacaggtgtgacatctatataaatagtaggtataaggtatatacAAACACGCACATATTTGAATGCAacgttgtgtcaaaatttcaaagcaatcggtAAAGAACTTTCggaaatttaatattttggacaaacgaacatttacatttttatttatatagataatttACAAGTTCACAAAAAGGCAATGAAATGATGCCAACCACATCACCAATGTTAAATGCACAGACATCAatttggcaaactgcggctcgtgagccacatgaggctctttggccccttgagtgtggctcttccacaaaataccacggcctgggcgagtctattttgaagaagtggcattagaagaagtttaagtttaaaaaatttggctctcaaaagaaatttcaattgttgtactgttgatatttggctctgttgactaatgagtttgccgaccactatactaggtgtaccggttaataatgcggatttttttcaataggtggagttacacatatgttgatatatatgcaatttgatatgcatgctattttgttgtattgccaACAaatttcaaaacttcatatgtcaaatttgctgaaggtgttaacatcatagatatttttacacttaaaaatgtcgaattttgtgcccccaaaaaaagcatttgtgggaagttttaattcattactttattttgaagaaaagtgctgctaaatactttgggaagcttatggtgaacatgctccatctcaagatacttgtgaaccctggtttaaatgctttaaaagtgatgatttctatgtgaaagacaaagacatccaggtcaaccgaaaaagtttgaagaccaaaaattacaagcattattggatgaagatgcatgtcaaactcaaaaacaacttgcagaaagattaaatgttgctcagcaaacaatttccgatcatttacaaacaatgggaaagattttaaagaaaggaaaatgggtgccacatcaactgaacgaaagacaaatggaaaaccgaaaagtcattgGTAAAacgttgcttcaacagcacgaaagaaagtcttttttgcatcgaattgtgactggcgatggaaagtggatttattttgagaatcccaaagcacaaaatcatgggttgatccaggtcaaccatcaacatcgactgcaaggccaaatcgcttcggaaagaagacaatgctctgcgtttggtgggatcaggaaggtgtggtgtattatgagcttctaaaaccaggtgaaactgttaatactgatcgctaccgacaacaaataatcaatttgaaccatgctttgatcataaaacgaccagaatgtgccagaagacacggcaaagtaattttgcttcacgatgacgcaccatcacacacttcaaaaccagttaaagacacgttaaaagatcttgcctgggaagtattaacccacccactgtattcaccagaccttgctccttcagattaccacttgttccgatggatggcacatgcactttctgagcagcacttcaaaacatacaaagaagtggaaaattgggtctctgaatggtttgcctcaaaacaagaaaagttctgttgggacgatatccacaaattacctgaaagatgggaaaatgtgtagctagcaatggtcattactttgaataaagcacatttgatgtttcttttgaaattatcatgttttctttgattacaaaatctgcattattaagcAGTACACCTAGTATGCTACCTTTGGCTGCTTtcttacatacatttttaatgaaagtaTTATGCTGCCATTTTGGTAATTTTTCAAAAGCTGTGACTATAATATGTATATGAGTACTTAGGACAGCGGTCCCCAACtggtggttgacctatgaaccaggaggtcacaggaggtcaaggttggcgATCGTTGACTTAGGGGACCACTTTTATAAGAATCATTCTTTATGTCTATGTATTTTAAACTCTCAGTAAACATTAAATCTTGGTTACAAAGGCTCACaatctatattattttcttcttataaattTGAATCATGGGTCCCTAGTCATTCACAATGTGTTTAGGGCACACTATGAAAAGAAGTTTACCATCAACTGGCCTGTTTTATATGATAGTAATAGCACTCAGCCAAGCTCAACACTCTCCGACAGGGGGAAACCAGCAAGCATGCAAAATAAAGCTCCTGGGCAGCTGCTTCTATGCCCGATGGCCAGGTGTTAACATACAGTTTATACCTGCTTAGACCTCCAGCTCTCAGATCTCAGACTCTACTCACTAACTCAAGTTTGGCTGTCTGGATTCTAAACTCATAGATGGTTATAAACAGCAAATGAGAAAGCAAACTGCTGGAGATAGGCAAACTGATAGCTGCAAGAAATGACAGCTGACCGAGAGAAGCGTCAATGCACAATACGAGCAGATCAAAACTCAACTTGTCCCACAATCTAGACCTCTAGTGAAGGAATAACAAGCCGTATAAAACTTATAAACTGGAATGATATCATGTTATCACACAcattaagaaaatgttaaattatataacattttgGGACTATAATATAAAAtggtcaaaatatttaaaaatattttggatacttgaagaaataaaacCTTACCTACCCGGAAACCCTAAATATTCAGAGTTGTGATCTCCTGGGGGTTCCTATTACCTGGTGCTTCCCTGTACCTCATTTCAGTGGTGAGGTATCCTGTTCTGGGCAGGGGACCACATCAGATGTATGTCACATTAGACACAGGTTGAGGAGGTCAGAAAATGCAGCCCTAAAATCCTCACTGCCCTGAAAAACCTTTCTAGTTCAGGAACTCATCATCTATAAACGTTCagtaaacaaagaaagaaaccagaGAGATAAGGTGGCaaggcacatttttttttatgcaGAGATGACTGGTTATAATTTAGTGAACAAAAAATGCCTAGTCTCCTCTCAAGGAGTTGGGAGTTTAACTCCCAACACCCCTTTAAATGTGGCCTGCACTTAGTAATTTACTTTCTCAGAATAGAGCATAGGGAAGAGGGTAACTTTATAGTGGAAAAACCTGGCTAACACCGCCTCAAATAGATTAAGATGAAGGTAACCCCtgtctggcgtggctcagtggttgagcgttgacctatgaaccaggaggtcacagtttgattcccagccagggcacatgcccagattgagggcttgatccccagtgtggggcatgaggaggcagccaatcaatgattctctctcatcactgatgtttctatctctctctccctctcccttcctttctgaaatcaataaaaaatatattttaaaaaatacaattttttaaaccaATGATGTTATGTTGATGGTATGTAGATTTCATATAATGTGAGAATGACCTTCACAATCTTCCTCTCAAAATCCCACAACTCCAGTCTAAgcatgagaaaaaaatcagatgaATTCAATTTGAGGTACATTCTATCAAATTATTTGGCCAagactcctcaaaactgtcaagatcATCAAAAACAACGGGCGTCTGGGAGACTGTCAGAGCCCAGAGGAGCCTACGGAGACTTGGCAACTAAATGTAATTAGTaccctggatgggatcctggaacagaaaaagggcaTTAGGGAAAAGctagtgaaatctgaataaagggTGGGGCTCAGTTAATAATAATGTCCTAACGCTGGTTCCCTAGTTGTGACAAACTTATGCTGCAGTAATGGGGGGAAGCTAGACACAGGTCTACAGAAACTCTATGTGCTATCTTTGCTATAAATCTAACACTATTCTAAAGtaaaaagtttgtttaaaaaaaaatggtctcCCTAGGGCCTAGGCTATGGTAGTTAGGGGGAAAGATGCTATTTTATGAATAACTTCCATACTTTACAAGCCAAGAAAGAGGCTTTGAGGctacaaataaaacaaatcaaaccAATCCAACCCATATCCAACcaaccccccccaaccccccccaatCCACATAAATTCCAAAAGCTGTTGTTAAATTACACATTGACTCTATAATTCAGGGACTTCTTATTTTGACTCATGAATTTCTCTTAAAGCCAACTAAAAATACGGCTCATATGCCCAGCTGGAgtggagcgttgacctatgaaccaagaggtcatgctttgattcccggtcagagtacatgcccaggttgtgggcttgatccccagtggaggacatgcaggaggcagctgatcaattattttctctcatcattgatgtttctctctctctctccctctttgaaatcaataaaaatattaaaaagtgaataaataaaaatattgttcttAGTCAAACATTTACATGTTGCAACCACAAGATAGCAAAATAAAAAGTGGATTTGACCAAATGCCGTCACAGTAAAAGTGTAGCAATTACAGATGAATGCGTATTCAAGAAGCATGAAGaaatcatatataaaaatgtgtatatacatgcCCTCACATTTCTACATATATCTCTAGAACATATACATTCAATAAATCAGATTTCAATACACACATTTAAATACAAAGAGCTGATCACAACCAATGGCTTCCTCAAGCTAGAATTTCAGAGATCATTTTCTAGTATAATTTTTTTGTCCACATTCTTAAGAACTGTCATAGCTGGGATTTAACCTGTGATTTCATATACAAAAGGCTCTCCATCCCCAAGTCCCATTATTACCATTACCATGACAGTGTCTACCCTCCTTCAGTAGCACACGTGCACTGACTGTTTTCTAACAACGGCTTGTTCGCCGGCTAGgaacctgcccctccctggggtccGGTCCCCCTGGTTACTCAGGACGGGCACACACAGGGTGTCTGATTGGCCTTCCTCAGTGATGAACTGTGCACCAGTTCTGTTCTCTCCATAAAGTACCACGTGGCGAGTGTTATatgttgaattgtgtccccccaaatccaTACATTGAATCCCTAACCCCAGTATCTCAGAAAGTGACTTTATTTGGATTGGAAATATGATTAGTTACGACGAGGTATTattactggagtagggtgggtgCCTAGTCCAACATGACTGGCGTCCTTCTAAAAAGGGAGACATTTGGACAGAGAGGCCTTGTGAACCTGAAGGCAGAGATCAGGGTGATGTGTCCATAAGCCAAGCAAGGCCAAAGACTGCCAACAAATCAGCAAAAGCCAGGAGAGAGGCATGGCGCAGACTCCCCTTCACGGCCTCGGAAGCAACCCT is a genomic window of Eptesicus fuscus isolate TK198812 chromosome 4, DD_ASM_mEF_20220401, whole genome shotgun sequence containing:
- the ISOC1 gene encoding isochorismatase domain-containing protein 1 isoform X2 → MAAEAAVPALPNSGGGGAGTPSGTVPVLFCFSVFARPSSVPHGAGYELLIQKFLSLYGDQLDMHRKFVVQLFAEEWGQYVDLPKGFALTTLGNLTPSSTVFFCCDMQERFRPAIKYFGDIISVGQRLLQGARILGIPVIVTEQYPKGLGSTVQEIDLTGVKLVLPKTKFSMVLPEVEAALAEIPGVRSVVLFGVETHVCIQQTALELVGRGIEVHIVADATSSRSMMDRMFALERLARTGIIVTTSEAVLLQLVADKDHPKFKEVQNLIKASAPESGLLSKV
- the ISOC1 gene encoding isochorismatase domain-containing protein 1 isoform X3 codes for the protein MAAEAAVPALPNSGGGGAGTPSGTVPVLFCFSVFARPSSVPHGAGYELLIQKFLSLYGDQLDMHRKFVVQLFAEEWGQYVDLPKGFAVSERCKVRLVPLQIQLTTLGNLTPSSTVFFCCDMQERFRPAIKYFGDIISVGQRLLQGARILGIPVIVTEQYPKGLGSTVQEIDLTGVKLVLPKTKFSMVLPEVEAALAEIPGVRSVVLFGVETSCLMKMIFEQSSSANCSELSCQLIILQNSLVV